A stretch of the Ctenopharyngodon idella isolate HZGC_01 chromosome 14, HZGC01, whole genome shotgun sequence genome encodes the following:
- the nup62l gene encoding nucleoporin 62 like, with the protein MAFNFGQTGTGGFTFGPPKTTAAATTGFGLQTSTPAGGGFSFGTSQPQNQTFGNPPQSQIAGLLAQPTQNNGSTQGGFSFGAQTQSSTSSGGFSFGASLPKLSTPAASQPATTGVTLGASTAGTGFTLGGLATQTTAAQQPMGGFSFGAPKVQAASVAPAQPTPALSLGAQPTGLTLGASTTSTASTTAINFGIKASATPAPTSSAVSSQSMTAPVSSLFANPIASTPATGFTLGSSMASVAPVMTSASIAPTSLSLKPLGAAPAVTSAAASTGVTTGFTLGLKTAASTAPATITATSTSIVTTSTAPVMSYAQLEALINKWSSELEDQERHFLQQATQVNAWDRMLVENGEKITALHKDMEKVKLDQRRLDQELDFILSQQKELEDLLGPLEESVKEQSGTIYMQNADEERERTYKLAENVDAQLKRMSQDLKEIIEHLNTSSGPGDTTDPLQQICKILNAHMDSLQWVEQNSVLLQRRVEEVSKLCENRSKEQEKSFRLNFQ; encoded by the exons ATGGCATTTAACTTTGGACAAACGGGCACTGGGGGCTTCACCTTTGGACCCCCCAAAACTACGGCTGCGGCCACCACAGGCTTCGGGCTGCAGACCAGCACTCCTGCAGGAGGGGGCTTTTCTTTTGGAACCAGCCAACCCCAGAATCAAACCTTTGGAAACCCCCCACAGTCTCAGATTGCAGGACTGCTCGCACAGCCAACACAGAATAATGGAAGCACACAAGGTGGATTCAGCTTCGGAGCCCAGACTCAGAGCAGCACCTCAAGTGGAGGCTTCTCTTTTGG CGCCTCCCTTCCAAAACTCAGCACACCTGCAGCATCTCAACCTGCGACCACAGGTGTGACTCTGGGGGCTTCAACTGCGGGGACAGGCTTCACTCTCGGAGGTCTGGCCACTCAGACTACAGCGGCCCAGCAGCCTATGGGAGGGTTCAGCTTTGGGGCACCCAAAGTGCAGGCAGCCTCAGTTGCCCCAGCACAGCCCACCCCTGCGCTCTCACTGGGGGCTCAACCCACAG GTCTCACTCTTGGCGCTTCTACCACCTCCACAGCTTCAACAACTGCTATTAACTTTGGAATCAAAGCTTCAG CCACCCCAGCCCCCACCAGCTCTGCTGTATCAAGTCAGTCCATGACGGCTCCAGTATCCTCTCTGTTTGCGAATCCTATAGCCTCAACACCAGCCACAGGATTCACAT TGGGCTCTTCGATGGCCTCCGTGGCCCCTGTGATGACCTCAGCATCCATCGCTCCCACAAGCCTGTCCCTGAAGCCTCTGGGAGCTGCTCCTGCTGTAACGTCAG cTGCTGCTAGCACTGGAGTTACTACTGGCTTTACTCTGGGGCTGAAGACTGCAGCATCTACTGCACCAGCCACCATCACCGCCACCTCGACTTCAATCGTCACAACCAG CACTGCTCCAGTGATGTCATATGCTCAGCTGGAGGCTTTGATTAACAAGTGGAGCTCAGAATTGGAAGACCAAGAACGACACTTTCTTCAGCAGGCCACTCAGGTCAATGCCTGGGACCGTATGCTGGTGGAGAACGGAGAAAAG ataactgCTTTACATAAAGATATGGAGAAAGTGAAACTGGACCAGCGAAG GCTGGATCAAGAGCTAGACTTCATCCTGTCACAGCAAAAAGAGCTGGAGGATCTTCTCGGTCCGTTAGAGGAGTCTGTGAAAGAGCAAAGCGGAACCATTTACATGCAGAATGCAGATGAAGAACGAGAAAGAAC GTACAAGTTGGCAGAAAATGTGGATGCCCAACTCAAGAGAATGTCCCAAGATCTGAAAGAGATTATTGAACACCTCAACACATCCAGTGGACCTGGTGACACCACTGACCCA CTTCAGCAGATCTGCAAAATCCTCAATGCACATATGGACTCTCTACAGTGGGTAGAACAAAACTCTG TTTTACTCCAGAGGAGAGTGGAGGAGGTCTCAAAGTTGTGTGAAAACCGCAGCAAGGAACAAGAGAAGAGCTTTCGTTTAAACTTCCAGTGA